A stretch of DNA from Bacillota bacterium:
GGGCTCCACCCCCAACAGCCGGTGCAGGTTGCCGCCGGTCAGGTCACCATCCAGTAGGGTCACCCGCTTACCCAGGGCAGCCAGTTCGTAGGCCAGATTGAGGGATATAAAAGACTTTCCCACCCCGCCCTTCCCGCTGGTGACCACCATGGTCCTTTCTAGGACACCGGGGGCGTGAAGTCGGATCAGCAGTCCCTGGGCGTTCCGTTCCACCACCTGGCCCACCAGACACAGGTCCGAATTGTCAGGCAAACGGAGGGTAACCTCGGTACCCTGGTTAATCAAGGCGGCACGACCGCCGTCTTTGGGCAAAGTTAGCCTCAGCAGGGATTGATCAGTTTCCAAACATCTACACAAGTATGTACGGAGGGTTGGCGAGAGAAGCGTGATGGACAAATTGGTACCCGGTGCGACGATCCCTTTGGCGTTCCCGTTGACAGGCGCAAGTTCTACCATGGCTGATTATCCCGGCCTCCTCGTGTTCTTCACCATGTTCCACGTGGAACATCCGCGGTCTAATCTCTCAGAATCAGGTCAATAATGCGCTGCAACTCTTCCTCGGAGTAGTACTCGATCTCGATTCGTCCTTTGTTTTTCTGTTGCTTGATGACTACCTTGGTACCCAGGGCATCGCCCAATTCACTCTGAACCAGGGCCAACTGGGGATTGGTCCTCTTCTCCAAGGTTCCACGTGGAACATTTTCTGATGTTCCACGTGGAACACTCCCCTTTTCCACCAATGCTTCGGTCTGTCGCACCGAAAGGGAGCGTTTCACCACGTAACGGGCCATCGTGTCCTGCAGGGAGGGATCGGCAATACCCGCCAGGGCCTTGGCATGGCCTACGGAGATGACCTCCTTGGCCACTAATCCTTGCACAAAGGGTGTGGTTTGCAGAATCCGCAACATGTTAGTAATGGTGGACCGGCCTTTACCAACAGCATCGGCCACTTCCTGTTGGGTTAGGCCAAATTCTTCGATCAACCGTTCATAGGCCCGTGCCTCTTCCAAGGGATTCAGATCCTCCCGTTGCACATTCTCGATGAGGGCCCATTCCATCATCTTCCGATCATCCACCTCTTGGATGATGGCAGGGATCCTCTTCAGTCCTGCA
This window harbors:
- a CDS encoding ParB/RepB/Spo0J family partition protein, with the protein product MAKGRRALGKGLWALLPEEAMEEKQGIQEISIEEIVPNPYQPRIDFDEEKLQGLAESIRQHGVMQPIVVTKGESGYVLVVGERRWRAAQLAGLKRIPAIIQEVDDRKMMEWALIENVQREDLNPLEEARAYERLIEEFGLTQQEVADAVGKGRSTITNMLRILQTTPFVQGLVAKEVISVGHAKALAGIADPSLQDTMARYVVKRSLSVRQTEALVEKGSVPRGTSENVPRGTLEKRTNPQLALVQSELGDALGTKVVIKQQKNKGRIEIEYYSEEELQRIIDLILRD